One genomic region from Spirulina subsalsa PCC 9445 encodes:
- the xseA gene encoding exodeoxyribonuclease VII large subunit — MPETALSVAGLTQYLKDLLEEDPQLQQLWVMGDVTSLHNHVSGLFFTLSDSEGMAAMKCVVWGSLRDRLIQIPKVGQQVCVLGSVQLFTKRGEYQLRTLQILPMGEGLQALRANQLKARLAAEGFFDPARKRPLPPYPKQIAVVTSPTAAAWGDIQRTLEQRNPGVRVLFSPAIVQGDLAPASIAKALARVERDNRAELIILARGGGAVEDLDCFNDERVVRAIALCERPVITGIGHQRDECLADLVADLAAHTPTAAAEFAIPPIAQLYQAHQQRQQALTRALVRRFEQESQHLQSLKQRLMELPAHSRPLQQAQTRLHLCQEKLAALNPQAVLERGYALARQENGALVRSPEDVSSGQILTLQLPRGRITVQVIQDQG; from the coding sequence ATGCCCGAAACTGCCCTCTCTGTTGCCGGACTCACTCAATACCTAAAAGACTTACTCGAAGAAGACCCCCAACTCCAACAACTTTGGGTCATGGGGGATGTGACCAGCCTGCATAATCATGTCAGTGGTCTGTTTTTTACCCTGAGTGATTCCGAGGGGATGGCCGCCATGAAGTGCGTGGTTTGGGGGAGTTTGCGCGATCGCCTGATCCAAATCCCCAAAGTCGGCCAACAAGTCTGTGTCCTCGGTAGCGTCCAACTCTTCACCAAGCGGGGAGAATATCAACTCAGAACCCTGCAAATCCTACCGATGGGGGAAGGATTACAAGCCCTGCGCGCCAATCAACTCAAAGCCCGTTTAGCCGCCGAAGGCTTCTTTGACCCTGCCCGCAAGCGCCCCCTCCCCCCCTACCCTAAACAAATCGCCGTCGTCACCTCCCCCACCGCCGCCGCTTGGGGGGATATTCAACGCACCCTAGAACAACGGAATCCGGGGGTGAGGGTGTTATTCTCCCCCGCCATTGTACAAGGGGATCTCGCCCCCGCCTCCATTGCTAAAGCCCTCGCCCGAGTCGAACGGGATAATCGCGCCGAGTTAATCATTCTGGCGCGGGGGGGTGGTGCGGTGGAAGATTTGGACTGTTTTAATGATGAACGAGTGGTGCGGGCGATCGCACTCTGTGAGCGCCCCGTCATTACAGGCATTGGACACCAACGGGATGAATGCCTCGCCGATCTCGTCGCCGACCTCGCCGCCCACACCCCCACCGCCGCCGCCGAGTTTGCCATCCCTCCCATCGCCCAACTCTACCAAGCCCACCAACAACGACAACAGGCCCTCACCCGCGCCCTAGTCCGCCGTTTTGAACAAGAAAGCCAACACCTCCAAAGCCTAAAACAGCGACTTATGGAACTCCCCGCCCACAGTCGCCCCCTCCAACAAGCCCAGACCCGTCTCCACCTCTGCCAAGAAAAACTTGCCGCCCTCAATCCCCAAGCCGTCCTAGAACGGGGTTATGCCCTCGCCCGCCAAGAGAATGGCGCGCTGGTGCGTTCCCCAGAGGACGTGAGTTCCGGGCAAATTCTAACCTTGCAACTCCCTCGCGGTCGGATTACCGTGCAAGTGATTCAAGACCAGGGGTAA
- a CDS encoding sensor histidine kinase codes for MAVFNVPDGRIKSTLSFPRWMLKTKSINRRFGIAKKIGYGYAVVIVIAVCGIGAGLVFGDYYQKKAQERLILAHRQHILIQELESAVFQVRLHPQQLMTVLGDSLWFEYEVNQFKSHVEESQILIRELEGFITSDETDIVVDSQSFQGVLQSYEHTIEGYDHLMTELWGNFDPLRLSEEELPAAQRLVLNRVTQADFKHLRVQLERHSEHLTRIAQRASLQATEANLQLLAANQLRLRVIVASLFLFTSLAAWLAWRTSRTIAEPVEKVTHLAQRVVKEGNFHLRSNVRSQDEVEMLATALNQLIQWMGDYTQQLQEAQETLEERVQERTQELQKTLQNLKSTQAQLIQSEKMSSLGQMVAGVAHEINNPINFIHGNLLHLEQYSQSLFDVISYYQHKYSEVDSELEELLEESDLYFIQQDLPQIIQSMKMGSSRIKNIILSLRNFSRLDEAAMKEVDIHDGLENTIMLLNNKLQHQKIEIIKNYAKLPHILCYPAQLNQVFMNIVSNAVDALNEGNSLVKKIWITTSLGEQNNSKPKIIVQIKDNGNGIKSEVKAKLFDPFFTTKPVGKGTGLGLTVCYQIIEQHQGTIDVFSEVGSGTEFVISLPLAPEQI; via the coding sequence ATGGCTGTTTTTAATGTTCCAGACGGTAGAATCAAGTCTACCCTAAGCTTTCCTCGCTGGATGCTCAAAACTAAGAGTATCAATCGCCGTTTTGGTATAGCCAAAAAAATTGGCTATGGCTACGCTGTGGTGATTGTGATTGCTGTTTGTGGCATTGGAGCCGGGTTAGTATTTGGCGACTACTATCAAAAAAAAGCCCAAGAACGCTTAATCCTAGCCCATCGTCAACATATCTTAATTCAAGAACTCGAAAGTGCCGTTTTTCAGGTTCGTCTCCATCCTCAACAATTAATGACGGTGTTAGGGGATTCTCTTTGGTTTGAGTATGAAGTGAATCAGTTTAAAAGCCATGTCGAAGAATCTCAAATCCTAATTCGGGAGTTAGAAGGCTTTATTACCAGCGATGAAACCGATATTGTGGTTGACTCCCAGAGTTTTCAAGGGGTTTTGCAAAGCTATGAACACACGATTGAGGGGTATGATCATTTGATGACGGAGTTATGGGGCAATTTTGACCCCCTTCGTTTATCTGAGGAAGAGCTTCCCGCCGCCCAGCGCCTAGTGTTAAACCGCGTCACCCAAGCCGATTTTAAGCATTTGCGCGTCCAGTTAGAACGCCACTCAGAACATCTGACGCGCATTGCTCAAAGAGCCAGTCTTCAAGCCACAGAAGCGAATTTACAACTTTTGGCCGCTAATCAATTGCGCTTGCGTGTCATTGTTGCCAGTCTGTTCCTGTTTACCAGTTTAGCCGCTTGGTTGGCTTGGCGAACCAGTCGAACTATTGCCGAACCTGTAGAAAAGGTGACTCATCTCGCCCAACGAGTGGTTAAAGAGGGCAATTTTCACCTGCGGAGTAATGTTCGCAGTCAGGATGAGGTGGAAATGTTGGCGACTGCACTCAATCAGTTAATTCAGTGGATGGGGGACTATACGCAACAGTTGCAAGAAGCCCAAGAAACCTTAGAGGAACGAGTTCAAGAACGCACTCAAGAATTACAGAAAACTCTCCAGAATTTGAAATCTACCCAAGCCCAGTTAATTCAGTCAGAAAAAATGTCTAGTTTGGGGCAAATGGTGGCGGGAGTTGCCCATGAGATTAATAATCCCATTAATTTTATTCACGGGAATTTACTACACTTGGAACAGTACAGTCAGAGCTTATTTGATGTGATTAGCTATTATCAACACAAGTATTCTGAGGTGGATTCTGAATTAGAGGAATTATTAGAAGAAAGTGACTTATATTTTATTCAACAAGATTTGCCCCAAATTATTCAATCCATGAAAATGGGGAGTAGTCGCATTAAGAATATTATTCTCTCTTTGCGCAATTTCTCCCGTTTAGATGAGGCGGCGATGAAAGAGGTAGATATTCATGACGGGCTAGAAAATACGATAATGTTGTTAAACAATAAACTACAACATCAAAAAATTGAAATCATTAAAAACTATGCAAAGTTACCCCATATTTTGTGTTATCCTGCCCAACTTAATCAAGTTTTTATGAATATTGTTAGTAATGCGGTAGATGCTTTAAATGAAGGAAATAGTTTAGTTAAAAAAATCTGGATTACAACATCATTAGGTGAACAAAATAATTCAAAGCCTAAAATTATTGTTCAGATCAAAGATAATGGCAATGGGATTAAGTCTGAGGTAAAAGCCAAGTTATTTGATCCTTTTTTTACCACCAAACCAGTGGGAAAAGGGACAGGGTTAGGGTTAACGGTTTGTTATCAAATTATTGAACAACATCAAGGGACTATTGATGTTTTTTCTGAGGTAGGATCTGGGACAGAGTTTGTGATTTCGCTCCCACTTGCGCCAGAACAGATATGA
- a CDS encoding PhnD/SsuA/transferrin family substrate-binding protein — translation MKRRNFLGYALLFLAGCSASQPLSNALGSREKLRFTVTDLSSVEELEQYYGEFRTALAGILNLPIEWYAVPNFMAAAVALQNDQVDFVLAGPSEYVTIHARTNAIPLVGVTRPNYYSLLSVRAGSEIERVEDLKDKTIAMWSIGSTSGHLGPTKLLIDGGLDPKTDVKIEMLRGEGLDALKEGRVDAWGGTFLRYQNHLQQRGWSEEDFRVLVRGALLPNDLFMLSSRFSEAEVQELRSQILAHQDSLLASLAEADDDKYVGAEFVEAKDEDYNMVREVYQAIGQGEFL, via the coding sequence ATGAAACGGCGCAATTTTTTGGGTTACGCACTGCTTTTTCTGGCGGGATGTAGTGCTAGTCAGCCTTTGTCGAATGCTTTAGGGAGTCGGGAGAAACTCCGATTCACGGTGACGGATTTAAGCAGTGTGGAGGAACTAGAACAGTATTATGGGGAGTTCCGAACGGCCTTAGCGGGTATTCTTAACCTGCCTATTGAATGGTATGCCGTGCCTAATTTTATGGCGGCGGCTGTTGCGTTACAAAATGACCAGGTGGATTTTGTCTTAGCGGGGCCGTCGGAATATGTGACGATTCATGCCCGGACGAATGCAATTCCCCTTGTGGGGGTGACTCGCCCCAATTATTATTCTTTGCTCTCTGTGCGGGCAGGGAGCGAAATAGAGCGGGTGGAAGACTTGAAGGATAAAACCATCGCTATGTGGTCGATTGGGTCTACCAGTGGTCATCTGGGGCCGACTAAATTATTGATTGATGGGGGGTTAGACCCTAAAACCGATGTCAAGATTGAAATGTTGCGGGGGGAAGGACTAGATGCCTTGAAGGAGGGACGGGTGGATGCTTGGGGGGGAACGTTTTTGCGCTACCAAAATCATTTGCAACAACGGGGATGGTCTGAGGAGGACTTTCGGGTTTTGGTGCGGGGGGCGCTGTTGCCCAATGATTTGTTTATGCTGAGTAGTCGGTTTTCTGAGGCGGAAGTGCAGGAGTTGCGATCGCAAATTCTCGCCCATCAAGACTCCCTTCTCGCTAGTTTAGCAGAAGCCGACGATGACAAGTATGTAGGGGCAGAGTTTGTCGAAGCCAAAGATGAAGATTACAACATGGTGCGGGAAGTCTACCAAGCTATTGGTCAAGGAGAGTTCTTATAA
- the psaM gene encoding photosystem I reaction center subunit XII, producing MPLSDTQVLVALVIALIPGILAFRLSTELYK from the coding sequence ATGCCCTTATCCGATACACAAGTTCTGGTTGCTCTCGTGATTGCTTTGATTCCCGGAATCTTGGCCTTCCGCCTTTCCACCGAACTTTATAAGTAA
- a CDS encoding sodium:solute symporter family protein, with protein sequence MQALDWWIISAYLALTMGVGLFLSRQGSKSLVDFFVSGRSLPWWLAGTSMAATTFSIDTPLYVAGVVATRGIAGNWEWWSFGIAHVVLIYIFARLWRRSEIVTDAQLTEMRYGGKMAAILRGTKAFLFAVPINCIGIGYAMLAMVKVVDALELWQSLGITPGDNLKLWSVIGVSVFVLIYSGFSGLWGVVATDFFQFFLALFGAIIVAVIAVNHVGGMGELIPAVQQATDIDVLAFVPFHLNLTWSDTAGITASTFSAYLFVQWWSFRRSDGGGEFIQRLAAAKDEEEAEKAAWFFNLLHYVVRTWPWVVVALVAVVIYPDLGDRELGYPRLMLDFLPVGLLGLVVASLIAAFMSTVSTSINWGASYLTNDLYLRFLRPNADQQELVLMGRLSSVLVTVFGAIAAFYATDVATVFRLVIAIGTGPGLVLILRWFWWRINAAAELAAMLCGFVIGLITSTSPVLNELIPDFGVRLMVISGLTALVWITVMFLTPPESDATLDAFYRQVRPSGLGWHRQRLRTGILPGQDLSLDALRVVTATLLLFGSMFTIGGFLLLQPLTGWCSLIVAVLSGFALRRLNRRQLPAIPRPGLEDDDSFD encoded by the coding sequence ATGCAAGCATTGGATTGGTGGATTATTTCAGCCTATTTAGCCTTGACCATGGGGGTGGGTTTATTCCTCTCCCGCCAAGGTTCTAAAAGTTTAGTCGATTTCTTTGTTTCCGGGCGCTCCTTGCCTTGGTGGTTAGCCGGAACCAGCATGGCGGCCACCACCTTTTCCATTGACACCCCCCTCTATGTGGCCGGAGTCGTCGCTACGCGAGGCATTGCCGGGAATTGGGAATGGTGGAGTTTTGGCATTGCCCACGTTGTCCTGATTTATATTTTCGCCCGCCTCTGGAGACGGTCAGAAATTGTCACCGATGCCCAACTTACGGAAATGCGCTATGGGGGCAAAATGGCGGCCATTTTACGGGGAACTAAGGCCTTTTTATTTGCCGTGCCGATTAACTGTATCGGTATTGGCTACGCGATGTTAGCCATGGTTAAGGTGGTGGATGCCCTAGAGTTGTGGCAAAGTTTGGGCATCACTCCGGGAGACAATCTCAAGCTGTGGAGTGTCATCGGGGTGAGTGTGTTTGTGCTTATTTACTCCGGTTTTTCTGGATTGTGGGGAGTCGTCGCTACGGACTTTTTCCAGTTTTTCCTGGCTTTGTTTGGGGCAATAATTGTCGCGGTGATTGCGGTGAATCATGTGGGGGGGATGGGGGAACTCATTCCGGCCGTGCAGCAAGCGACGGATATTGATGTTTTAGCCTTTGTTCCCTTTCATCTGAATCTAACGTGGAGTGATACGGCCGGGATTACGGCCTCGACCTTTTCGGCTTATTTATTCGTGCAGTGGTGGTCTTTTCGGCGTAGTGATGGGGGGGGTGAGTTTATCCAACGATTGGCGGCCGCCAAGGATGAAGAGGAAGCGGAAAAAGCGGCCTGGTTTTTTAACCTCCTCCATTATGTGGTGAGAACTTGGCCCTGGGTGGTGGTGGCCTTGGTGGCCGTGGTGATTTATCCCGATTTAGGCGATCGCGAACTAGGCTATCCTAGACTCATGTTAGACTTCCTCCCCGTCGGTCTACTAGGCTTAGTCGTCGCCTCCCTCATTGCCGCCTTCATGAGTACCGTCTCCACCTCCATCAACTGGGGCGCGTCCTACCTCACCAATGACCTCTATTTGCGTTTTCTACGCCCCAATGCCGACCAACAGGAGTTAGTCCTCATGGGGCGGCTTTCCTCCGTCCTAGTGACCGTATTCGGGGCAATTGCGGCCTTTTATGCTACCGATGTGGCCACCGTTTTCCGTTTAGTGATTGCCATTGGCACTGGCCCCGGTTTAGTTTTAATCTTGCGCTGGTTTTGGTGGCGGATTAATGCGGCGGCGGAATTAGCCGCCATGTTGTGCGGATTTGTTATTGGTTTAATCACCAGCACTTCCCCGGTACTGAATGAACTTATCCCAGATTTCGGCGTGCGTTTAATGGTGATTTCCGGCCTCACCGCTTTAGTCTGGATTACCGTGATGTTCCTCACCCCTCCGGAGTCCGACGCAACCCTAGACGCATTTTATCGCCAAGTCCGCCCCAGTGGGTTAGGTTGGCACAGGCAACGATTACGGACGGGGATTTTACCCGGTCAAGATTTAAGTCTGGATGCCTTGCGCGTGGTGACAGCGACGTTACTTTTGTTTGGTTCAATGTTCACCATCGGCGGCTTTTTATTATTACAACCTTTAACCGGGTGGTGTTCTCTCATTGTGGCGGTTTTGAGTGGTTTCGCACTCCGGCGCTTAAATCGTCGTCAACTCCCCGCTATTCCTCGGCCGGGATTGGAGGATGATGATAGTTTTGATTGA
- a CDS encoding diguanylate cyclase domain-containing protein, protein MTNLAGYTLGQRLYESPSTLIYRGVREADQWPVVLKFLTAQYPTVQELAGLRQEYTLSNQIDHERILKAYGLERYGNGYVLVLEDFGARSLHDLYQGQGMPLDEFFPVAQALVEALEVIHRVPMIHKDIKPSNILYNRERQVVKLADFGIAISLSQEQMSSINPNVLQGTLAYLSPEQTGRMNRWLDYRTDFYSLGVTFYELLSGRLPFTSRDAMELVHCHIAKTPPDLASLNPALPRSLCALVQTLMAKNAEDRYQSAAGLGFDLAACHHQWLTGGEIGDFRLKERDRTPQLLIPQKLYGREQEVASLLAAFDRVATLPPREEPPHPSELVLVAGYSGIGKTAIVQEVQKPIVAARGYFVAGKFDQFMRIVPYSALIQVFQDLTRQLLSETDEQLAQWRAKLTDALGENGILILDIIPELERIIGPQPEVPLLGMQETKNRFDRIFRQFIEVFCQPEHPLVIFLDDLQWVDSASLEMIELLITNPDSHYLLLIGAYRDNEVGPLHPLTQTVETLKTAGTVVNEITVQALSVASVGELLEDTLSGEIQPEQRRPLVELVHNKTQGNPFFLTQLLKTLYGEGLFRYDVARNVWQWDLAEIQAVGLTDLNILELMARNIHKLPEAGQKALKLAACIGNRFSLKGLATICQESPVKMAGILWAALQVGLILPMGGNYRILEVLDSSETKQLQDVAVDYRFLHDRVQQSAYGLIPEAEKQETHLRIGQLLLENIPPEERKDNVFAITNQLNIGRELLTDQGQRNQLAELNLWAGQRAKLNRAYDASENYLKLALDLLGGDSWLKEYPLTLEIYTNLIETQYFKGDFQAALAWIESTLPQTRTLLDKIPLYDLQIKIHIAKNELQLTLDLGLRVLQELGVDLVETIPTDFDLDQVLALPKMDDRLKQAAMDILGNIQPAAFILNTGFALPVVYTMIFLSWQHGNCPRSLQSYGLNGWLLCGPMNDIDRGYHFGKVAIELLDQLKAREFTAKIYSTYGASIGCWKMPIRDTIPFLEKAIKGGLETGDLEFACHAAIFFCEHPFFAGEALINVIKRQRFHLQLIENYKQEYQLNYLTIITQVALNLHQADSFHELMGELFDAELMLPLFLDTQNINSAFYTLFGQLILGYTFKQYDQAFEAGQNAWQYRAPIVALLVFSQYSFYFSLTLLARYPLKAEKTPSLAADLAVLQEHQNRLQGWQNHVPENYQNKCLLIEAEKARVEGRCVEAMDLYDQAIAQAQAAGFVQEEALGYERAGEFYLAWGREKIGRWYLTEAYYAYIRWGAIAKVRALETEYPQIFDPIRRQQRQVTSPQQTTSIITTSSNTNIIEQLDLPTMMAATQTISTEMVLSHLLDKFLRILMENAGANYGVLMLNSGEQITLEAVAHLNDEQLNIRQTIPLDIHQTLPQTILQYVRRTQETIVLDQAYRNGRFTEDPYIKQNQVCSVLCTAILYQGQLKGLIYLENRQLPETFTHERCLVLDLLTTQAAISITNAQLYEQVEHYAQTLEKKVQERTEQLTLKNAQLQGEIERRQAVEEALTEANAQLNRLASLDGLTQVANRRAFDAYLAQEWSEAQQTQQPIALILCDVDEFKAYNDTYGHVLGDRCLVDIAEVLQQQLPRPTGLVARYGGEEFALILPGFDSPAAIALTEQIQQALQSLSIPHEASTVSDAVTLSLGIAALIPPEGGAPSLLIEEADQALYRAKNQGRNQYQVS, encoded by the coding sequence ATGACCAATCTTGCAGGATACACACTGGGTCAACGTCTCTATGAAAGCCCATCTACCCTCATTTATCGCGGTGTCCGAGAAGCTGACCAATGGCCTGTCGTCCTGAAATTTCTCACGGCTCAATACCCCACGGTTCAAGAATTAGCGGGTTTACGCCAAGAATACACCCTCTCGAACCAGATAGACCATGAGCGCATCCTCAAAGCGTATGGTTTAGAACGCTATGGTAATGGTTATGTGTTGGTTTTAGAAGATTTTGGGGCGCGATCGCTTCATGATCTCTATCAGGGACAAGGGATGCCTTTAGATGAGTTTTTCCCCGTTGCGCAGGCCTTGGTGGAGGCGCTGGAGGTGATTCACCGTGTCCCGATGATTCACAAGGATATCAAGCCCAGTAATATTCTCTACAATCGGGAACGGCAAGTGGTGAAGCTGGCCGATTTTGGCATTGCTATTTCCTTGAGTCAGGAACAGATGAGCAGTATTAATCCTAATGTACTACAAGGAACCTTAGCCTATTTGTCGCCGGAACAAACGGGACGGATGAATCGCTGGTTAGACTATCGCACGGATTTTTATTCCCTTGGGGTGACATTTTATGAACTGCTTAGTGGCCGTCTTCCCTTTACCAGTAGGGACGCGATGGAGTTGGTTCATTGTCACATTGCTAAAACGCCGCCGGATTTGGCGAGTTTAAATCCGGCACTGCCTCGGTCCCTCTGTGCCTTAGTCCAGACGTTAATGGCGAAAAATGCCGAAGACCGCTATCAAAGCGCGGCCGGATTGGGGTTTGATTTGGCGGCCTGTCACCATCAATGGCTGACTGGGGGGGAAATTGGGGATTTTCGACTCAAGGAGCGCGATCGCACCCCACAACTCTTGATTCCGCAAAAACTCTATGGTCGGGAACAAGAGGTCGCCTCACTCTTGGCCGCTTTTGACCGAGTGGCCACGCTTCCCCCAAGGGAGGAGCCCCCCCATCCCAGTGAATTAGTCCTCGTGGCCGGGTATTCTGGCATTGGGAAAACGGCCATTGTTCAGGAAGTGCAAAAACCCATCGTGGCAGCGCGGGGGTATTTTGTCGCTGGGAAGTTTGACCAGTTTATGCGGATTGTTCCCTATTCTGCCCTCATCCAAGTTTTTCAAGACCTCACCCGTCAGCTTTTATCAGAAACCGACGAACAACTAGCGCAATGGCGGGCAAAATTAACCGATGCGCTGGGTGAAAATGGGATTCTCATTCTTGATATTATCCCCGAACTAGAGCGGATTATTGGACCACAGCCAGAGGTGCCGCTTTTGGGGATGCAGGAGACAAAAAACCGCTTTGACCGGATATTTCGTCAGTTTATCGAGGTATTTTGTCAACCGGAACATCCTTTAGTAATTTTCCTGGATGATTTGCAATGGGTGGATTCTGCCTCCTTGGAGATGATTGAGCTTTTAATCACGAATCCCGACAGTCATTATTTACTCTTGATTGGGGCCTATCGGGATAATGAGGTGGGGCCGCTGCATCCTTTGACCCAGACGGTGGAGACGTTGAAAACGGCCGGGACAGTGGTCAATGAAATCACAGTGCAAGCTTTGAGTGTGGCCAGTGTGGGGGAGTTACTGGAAGATACCCTATCTGGGGAGATTCAACCGGAACAACGGCGGCCGCTGGTGGAGTTGGTTCACAATAAGACCCAAGGCAACCCTTTTTTCTTGACTCAGTTGTTGAAAACCCTCTATGGGGAGGGGTTGTTCCGGTATGATGTGGCGCGCAATGTTTGGCAGTGGGATCTTGCCGAAATTCAGGCCGTGGGATTGACGGATTTGAATATTTTAGAGTTGATGGCGCGGAATATCCACAAGTTGCCGGAAGCGGGACAAAAGGCCTTAAAGTTAGCGGCTTGTATTGGCAATCGTTTCAGTTTGAAGGGATTGGCGACGATTTGCCAAGAGTCTCCGGTAAAAATGGCGGGGATTCTTTGGGCCGCGCTTCAGGTGGGGTTAATTTTGCCGATGGGGGGGAATTATCGGATTCTGGAGGTGTTGGACTCCTCGGAAACGAAACAGTTGCAGGATGTGGCGGTAGATTATCGGTTTCTCCATGACCGAGTACAACAATCAGCCTATGGGTTAATTCCAGAGGCCGAAAAGCAAGAAACTCATTTAAGAATTGGTCAGTTATTATTAGAAAATATTCCCCCAGAGGAACGCAAGGATAATGTTTTTGCGATTACTAATCAATTAAATATTGGCAGGGAGTTATTAACAGACCAAGGGCAGCGTAATCAACTGGCGGAGTTAAACCTGTGGGCGGGGCAACGGGCAAAGTTAAATCGGGCTTATGATGCCAGTGAAAATTATCTAAAACTTGCCTTAGATTTATTAGGGGGAGACAGTTGGCTTAAAGAATATCCATTAACTTTAGAAATTTATACTAATTTAATTGAAACTCAGTATTTTAAAGGGGATTTTCAAGCCGCCCTTGCTTGGATTGAGTCAACCTTACCCCAGACCAGAACCCTTTTGGATAAAATTCCTCTCTATGATTTACAAATCAAAATTCATATTGCTAAGAATGAGCTTCAGTTAACCCTTGATTTAGGTTTACGAGTTTTGCAGGAATTAGGGGTTGATTTAGTGGAAACAATACCCACCGATTTTGATCTGGATCAGGTCTTAGCTTTGCCTAAAATGGATGATCGCCTCAAACAAGCCGCAATGGACATTTTAGGCAATATTCAGCCCGCCGCCTTTATTTTAAATACGGGCTTTGCTTTACCTGTTGTGTATACCATGATTTTTCTTTCTTGGCAACATGGAAATTGTCCAAGATCCTTACAAAGTTATGGCTTAAATGGGTGGTTACTCTGTGGTCCGATGAATGATATTGATCGAGGTTATCATTTTGGCAAGGTGGCGATTGAATTACTGGATCAGTTGAAGGCTAGGGAGTTTACAGCTAAAATCTATTCAACCTATGGCGCATCCATTGGCTGCTGGAAAATGCCTATTCGGGACACCATTCCTTTTTTAGAAAAGGCGATTAAAGGAGGGTTAGAAACGGGTGACTTAGAGTTTGCCTGTCATGCCGCTATTTTCTTTTGTGAACATCCCTTTTTTGCGGGGGAAGCTTTGATTAATGTCATCAAGCGGCAACGGTTTCATCTGCAATTAATTGAGAATTATAAACAAGAGTATCAACTGAATTATCTAACCATTATTACTCAAGTTGCATTGAACCTTCACCAAGCAGATAGTTTTCATGAGCTAATGGGTGAATTATTCGATGCGGAGCTAATGTTACCCCTCTTTTTAGATACCCAAAACATCAATTCTGCTTTTTATACGCTGTTTGGTCAATTAATCTTAGGCTATACCTTTAAACAGTATGATCAGGCCTTTGAAGCAGGTCAAAACGCTTGGCAATATCGAGCGCCCATTGTGGCTTTATTGGTGTTCAGTCAATATAGCTTCTATTTCAGCTTAACCCTGTTGGCTCGCTATCCTCTGAAGGCGGAAAAAACTCCCTCCCTCGCGGCGGATTTGGCTGTGCTGCAAGAGCATCAAAACCGCTTGCAAGGTTGGCAAAATCATGTTCCTGAAAATTATCAGAATAAATGTTTGTTGATTGAAGCCGAAAAAGCGAGAGTAGAGGGGCGATGTGTGGAGGCAATGGATTTGTACGATCAGGCGATCGCACAGGCCCAGGCTGCGGGCTTTGTCCAAGAGGAAGCCCTAGGCTATGAACGGGCTGGGGAGTTTTACCTTGCTTGGGGACGGGAGAAAATTGGTCGTTGGTACCTCACAGAAGCTTATTATGCCTATATTCGCTGGGGTGCGATCGCCAAAGTACGCGCCCTCGAAACCGAATATCCCCAAATCTTCGACCCCATCCGTCGTCAACAACGCCAAGTCACTAGCCCCCAACAAACCACCAGCATCATCACCACCAGCAGCAACACTAACATCATCGAACAGTTAGACCTCCCCACTATGATGGCGGCCACCCAAACCATCTCAACGGAAATGGTTCTCAGCCATCTGTTAGATAAATTCCTCCGCATTCTTATGGAAAATGCCGGGGCAAATTACGGAGTATTAATGCTCAACTCCGGGGAGCAAATCACCCTAGAAGCCGTTGCCCACCTCAACGACGAACAACTGAATATTCGGCAAACCATCCCCCTGGATATTCACCAGACCTTACCCCAGACGATTCTGCAATACGTCCGACGCACCCAAGAAACCATCGTGTTAGATCAGGCCTATCGCAACGGACGCTTTACCGAAGACCCCTATATTAAGCAAAATCAAGTCTGTTCCGTCCTCTGCACGGCGATTCTCTATCAAGGACAACTCAAAGGGCTGATTTATCTCGAAAATCGTCAACTCCCCGAAACCTTCACCCATGAACGCTGTCTCGTCCTCGACCTCCTGACGACTCAGGCCGCCATTTCCATCACCAATGCTCAACTCTACGAACAGGTGGAACACTATGCTCAAACCTTAGAAAAAAAAGTTCAGGAGCGAACGGAACAATTAACCCTGAAAAACGCACAACTCCAAGGCGAAATAGAACGCCGTCAAGCGGTAGAAGAAGCTTTAACTGAAGCCAACGCCCAGTTAAATCGCTTGGCCTCCTTGGATGGTTTAACTCAAGTGGCCAATCGTCGGGCTTTTGATGCCTATTTAGCCCAAGAGTGGAGCGAGGCGCAACAAACACAACAACCCATTGCCCTGATTCTCTGCGATGTAGACGAGTTCAAAGCTTATAATGACACCTATGGTCATGTTTTAGGCGATCGCTGCCTAGTGGATATTGCCGAGGTCTTACAGCAACAACTCCCTCGCCCCACAGGTTTAGTCGCCCGCTACGGAGGGGAAGAATTCGCCCTCATTTTGCCCGGTTTTGATAGCCCTGCCGCCATAGCCCTCACCGAGCAAATCCAACAAGCCCTACAAAGTCTATCCATTCCCCACGAAGCCTCAACCGTGAGCGATGCTGTCACCCTCAGTCTAGGGATTGCCGCCCTCATTCCCCCAGAGGGAGGCGCTCCGAGTCTGTTAATTGAAGAGGCAGACCAAGCGCTGTATAGGGCGAAAAACCAAGGCCGGAATCAGTATCAAGTTAGTTAG